The following nucleotide sequence is from Paenibacillus andongensis.
CGGGCTGTACCCAGTAGTACGAGCCAACAATCGGAATAACCAATGCCTGTCCGATGACCAGGGTTTGGCTGGGGGTCATCTCATTGGCTGTTGCGATCGTATCCACCGACACTCCGTACGTTTGGGCAATCCGATATAACGTCTGTCCCTTCTGGACAACGTGGATTTGCATAAGGATTCCTCCTTTTCTTCGTAAGCAAAGGCATGAATTCCGAGCCTACTTTTTTCTTTACCTTATTCGAAGGGAAGGGGATGGGTGTATGTCTACTGGAAAATGTCTACAAGAAAAAAGAAAGAACTCGATTGACATCCATGCCGTACTGCGGCAGGGAGAATCGAGTTCTAGAGGCTATAGACCTTGCTGCCTAAGGAGCTGAGCGGTCAGCGCAGGATGCGAGATAGGGAAGTGGTGCGCAGCCTCTATCTCCACCATGCGCTCGGAGCGAAAGCGCTCCGGCAGTTGGTACAGCCGATCCTGGGTTCCCCACAGGATCGATGTTTGGTGAAGCAGCCGCGCATTGGGCTGCAGTGTGAAGCTCTCTGCGCGCGTCAGCGCAGAGAGGGTCTCCGCAGTCGTCTTCCGCACACGCGGCGACTGCAGCTCGGCCAGGACATAAGTGACATACGCGGGCGGTATGTCACTTATGTCCGTGAAGCAGCTCTGCGCCAGCAGCTGCTTCCGCAAGCTGGCCGCGCGCAGCATGCGCAGCGCGGCTTCGTTGATTCGCGCGCTGCGGTATCTCCGCGCAGCGCTGTGCAGAGCAGGCTGCAGCAGATGCAGCCTGTGGATCTGTTCCGGTACGCGAGCGTAGGCGTGGGCGGCGAGCAGTCCGCCCAGCGAGTGCCCCACGAGCGTAACCGGGGCCTTGAAAGACCGAATCGCCTGGACAAGCGATTCGATATGCCCTTCTATCACATCCGCACCGTGGTGATAGGGCGAACGGCCGAAGCCTGGGAGATCGACCAGGCAGACGGCATGCTCAGGGAATTGCTCAGCCAGCGGGAGCAAGCAGTCAGCTCCGCTTAGAGTGCCATGAACGAACAAGATCGGAGCCTTCCCTTTGTCTGATCCCGCCCGTTCCAGCGTAGCTAAGGGCCCTCTTTTACCCCGCATATATCCTTCTGCTTGAGGGTTGGAATGAACGAGACGGAAGTCGAGATCCGAGATGATGTGCGGCATTATCGAGGCGTTTACCGCGTGGTCCAATCCGTACTTTTGCTGCATGTCTTGTGCGGCTGTTAGGGGATAGGCCTGATTGACATCCACGATGAAATCGAGGGATTCCTTAGGAATTCCGATTTTCCGTCCAAGCGGGCTCCCCAGAACCTTCGACAACAATTTAGGTGAGATGGCTCCCCATGGTTTACTGACACGAAGTTCCTTGGTTATGCCCGACACGAGCTCCGTTATCGAGGGACTTTGCTTCTTTTCATCCAACAAGTAGTAGGTTTGACTAACAGGATTTGATTCCTTCGCCAGAGCGCTAATGAATTCAGCGGCGTGATTGACATGAAAGAAGGGCAACCAATGGGAGTTACCACCGGGTGTGATACTCATCAACTTTCGCGCTGTGGCACGTACGAGAATACCGAGCCCGCCGGTTTGGGGGGTATCCCCGTGCTCTGAGCTGCCAATCAGAACGCTTGGATGGACGACAGACAGAGGAATACTTAGCTGTTTCGCTCCTTGGCGAATGCGCAAATCAGCTAGAAATTTCATGGCCTCGTAAGGAGATTCCTGTTCTAAACTAGCGATGATAGGTGCTGGATTGTGGAAATTATCATCGGTAAAAGGACTTTTGAAGCCGACAATATGGATGAAGTGCTGCAAGCCTTTGCTCATTTGAATTTGCGAAGCCAAGTTTAGCATTTCCTCAGCGGCTTGCAGGAAAACCGCACGGGCCTCGGACTCCCCGATCCGAATATCCATCGGTCCACCCGCGTGAATGATCACATCTGCCGTCAGCACTGACGCCATGTCAGAAGCGCTTAATCCAAGGCCGGGCAAGCTTAAATCTCCTATCACCGGGAATATTCGCTCATTTCCCGCGCTAGTTTCCCTCTGACCATTACCAATGAACCTGTCCAGCTGTTTGCGGATTTGCTCCCATCGAGCTTTGGAACGAACGAGCACCGAAACGGTATAATCCTCACGGGATAGCTGCTCTAAAGTTTGTGTTCCTATGAACCCTGTACCGCCTGTGATGAAAATATGTGTCATCTAAATGGCCTGCCTCTCGTTATTGATTAGTACTAAATAGTACTAATCATGATTAAAAAAATTACTTTAGCAACAAGGCTAAAGTAGAAAGAGTTTGATTGAGCATGGCTGGATCTTGGCTAGCATGCTGCAGGAACAACCCGCCTTCAATCGTTGAGACGATCAATTGAGCCGTGGCTTTTGTCGGCAGGGTGGATGAAAACTCCTTGTTATGAACACCCTCGACGAGCAGTGCTTCCACCGTATGCATTTGGTCCCGGAAAAAAACGCTCACTTTCTCTCTAAGAGCGTCTGCATCTTGCGGCATCTGTGTGTACAGGGTGAGAAACGGGCATCCGCCTAAGGAAGTCCATTCTAGTCCTGTCAGCACTTGTAAGAGAGCAGAGAAACGCTCCTGCACACTTAATTCCGAACGTGAAACAGTCTTCTGAATCATATCGTTATAGGTGTGTATAAGTTGTTCGAGAATTGCGGCCAACAGGTCTTCTTTACTTTTGAAATAATAATAAATATTCGTTTTGGACACTTTGCTCACGGTAACGATTTCGTCCATGCTGGTTGCTAAGTAGCCTTTTGTCAAGAACAAGTCCGTTGCCACTTGAATCACTAGATCACGGTTGGTTAATTTCTTTTGCTTTTTCATAAATAGTACTATACAGTACTAAAAATCAGTTGTCAAATCCGACATGTATATCTTACATTCGAAAGAAGATAATAGCATTATTGGAAACTGATTCTTAAGGATGCTGCACATGAGAACGAAGCCACGCCGTCAAATTGCTTTTGTCGGATTATTAGGGATTACCCAATTGCATTTGCGCAATCCACTTATTATTGCATGGTGGTCCGCAGCCTTTCCGGGCTTTGGTCATTTACTGCTCTCCAAGTACTTTCGCGGCTTTACCCTCATTGGATGGGAAATGTTGATTAATACTCAGATGCATTTGAACGAAGCGATCGTATACACCTTCACAGGTCAATTCGATCAGGCCAATGAGGTGCTGAATATTCGGTGGATGTCACTCTATGCGCCTGTTTATTTATTTGCGATCTACGACACTTATCGAACTTCCGTGGATTTGAATCATCAATTTATTTTAGCTAAAAGGGAGAATGCCCCGATTGATTGTTTTAAAATGTCCGGTATGGAAATTAATTACCTAGATAAGCGCTCGCCATGGCTAGCGATGATCTGGTCCCTGTTAATGCCGGGAATAGGCCAGCTTTACTCCCATCGGATTATCAATGCTTTTTTTATACTTGTAACCTGGATTTCGCTTTCCTATTTATCTCATTTGCTCCAAGGAATCCACTATTTACTCATGTGGGACTTAACACAGTCGGCTCGTGTAGTTGAAATGCATTGGCTTATATTTTTACCTTCTGTGTATGGTTTTTCCGTCTACGATGCTTATATAAATACAGTAGAATATAACAAGCTGTTTGATCACGAGCAGATTAGTATGCTGCAAGAGAACTATCAGCATCCCCAATTTCCATTTCCTAAATCTTCGCTTCGAAAATGAGGGTTCCACCATGCATGTAATAGCATCATTTGAACATTCGATCTATTTGGAGCTGGCGATTACTGCTCTTGAAGAGGCGGGTATTCCAAAGGAGCACATTTATGCTGTTTCTTTGCAAGGGAGACCCAACAAACCAAAGATGTTCGACACGATCCATCGCTCCGATGGCGTTAGTTTATTTGATGCTGGGACAGTCCTAGCAACAGCGCTCACGGTAATTGGCTCTACCTATGGCTTTATTTTAAAAGGAGGGGCCATTCTTTGGGGCCTTATTGGTGCAACTGTGGGCTTCACCATCGGGTTCTTCATTGATATTGCTCATAAAAAAAAGAAGAAAGCGAAAACAAATCTCCCATCCCGAAACAAAATAACGGAAGTTGTGGTGCTCGTCGCTTGCGATAGAGAAGAAACCAAGCAAATTCAGGATGTCTTCTGGGAGCATCATGCCTTTGGAGTAGCTATATGTGAATGAAGTAAAAAAGATAGACCCGTGCCGAGCTAACGCTCGAACGGGTTATTTTTGATTTGTTGGGGTAGGTGGTAAGGCATAAGCTGTGGATTTGCTGAGTTGAGTGAGAGTGTGGAGAGAATGAATAATTATTTGGTGAGTGACTATGCTTCCTTGGTTTGTTTGTTGGAGTGAGAATGTGTGTGTATGTGTATGTGTATTATGCAGCCAAGTTGTACAACGTACAACATTCCCCCCTGCCAAGCAAACGAATGCTTAAACATTTACGGCTAGAGCGTTGTAACGCGCTTAGCATATGCCAATGCATTTGGTACTATTGGTAAATAGTACTATCTGGAATGGAAAATTTCTCCTATACTAAGAAACAAGAGCAAGACATTAAAGCGTTGCGGCAGCAACCACAGGGGGCTTTTTGAGATGATGGATCATCGGAGACGGAATACGACAGCATTTACTTTTATGGCATGGGCATCTTTCATTGGGGCATTCCTGGCGATGTTCATCGGGATTTATACGTTGGAAGAATCACTGAGTGTTAAAGGTTATTTTGCCGTATGCGCGTTATTCCTCACGATGTCGGCTTTTGTTTTACAGAAGGTCATTCGTGATAATTTAGAGGATGGTTATGGTTCGCGCAAACGTAATACAGCAGCTTTTACTTTCTTGGCATGGAGCTCGTTCGCTCTAGCGCTTCTGGGTATGTTTATCGGGATTATTAACCTGGAGCAGCTGCTTTCTGTCAAAGGTTATTACGCGGTTACGGCCTTATTCCTGACGATGTCTTCCTTTGTTCTCCAGAAAACAGTACGTGACAACAACGATGATGAGCTCCTGCATCCAGTTGAAAATAAATTAGAAAATAAATTTGAAGAGCTGTAGTCACAGCACTTTCCCAAGAAGCTTAGTTCATCATCGATGAACTAAGCTTTTTTCAATTTCTTCCTATGTGACTAAAGGGGATAGCAGGAACGCGAATGATATTGCTATAATGTCGTCAAGGGATTGGTCAATACGAAGATATAGGGGTAAATCAGATGAGATCATGGAGTCGACTTATACTAAGCATTAACCGCAGCTTCAGGGTAAAACTGATTCTCAGCCTATCCGTCATCATTTTGCTGACTTTCGGCGTAACGGGCTATTTAACGTATCGTTATAATTTGTCGCTGTTTGAGGAAGAAATCAGTAAGCAGTTTTCGAGTACGAATGAAGAGGCATTGGCGAAGATGGACCTGAAAGTACAGGAGGTTGTACGGATCTCGCAAACGGTTGTATTTAATCCTGAAATCGAAAAGGTCATCACACGGATCAATTCGAGCGAAGATTCCGATCCATTTAATCTGTATTACAATAAAAAACAAATCGAAGAACAGATTTTCCAGATCAAATCGGATGCGCCCTACATTACTGGCATGTACTTATATGATCTCAAAGGGAATCCTTCTTATTTCAGTTATACGACCTCGGCCATTAATATCCCGAGCGAGAGCGTATTCAGCACAATCCGATCCAAAATCAACGACACTTACGGGGACCTCGTATGGATTAATATGCCATTGTCATCCTCCGTTGAACCAAGCGGGTTCAGAAACACAATCATTGTGGCCCGATGGATGAAAAATAGTGCTTTGAATACGTATGGTGTGCTCGTGATGGCTTTTGACGAGTCGTTCTTCTCAGGTTCTCTCAAAGAACTGACGAAGAATGGAGAGGGCGAAGTTTATTTGTTCAACAAAAATAATGAGCTGTTATTTAGCAATTCGCCGAAGAGCTCGGTTGATAAACAGGAACGGCTGAAAAATTTGAATCAAACGCAGGTCATGGATCATCATCTGTTCGTTCAAGGACAGTCGAAAGTGACTTCTTTCAAGCTGGTCAGCGGAACTTCGCTTACGGCTATCCAAAGCAAGAATCGAGATTTATTTCAGAAAATCGTCTACTCTGGCCTGATCAGCATCCTTCTCACCAGTGTGTTGATTGTACTCTCCACGGGCAATCTGCTGCGGCCGCTCAAGGATTTGCTGCAGGGTCTGCGCAAGGTAAGATCGGGCGATTTCGATACGCGCATCGAGATTCGAACCAAAGATGAGCTGGCTTATATCGGAGAGAGCTTCAACGCAATGGCCGAACAAGTCGGAAGGTTGATTAAGGAAGTGTATTTAACCCAGTTAAGTGAGAAGGAAGCGGAGCTTAAAGCGCTGCAGGCCCAACTGAATCCACATTTTCTGCATAATATGTTTAACGAAATTTATTGGAAGCTATATTTGCAAGACGAGATTGAAACGGCAGCTTTAATCGCGGCTATATCGGAGATGCTCAAGTATTCGTTGATGCCTGTGCGTACTCTAACCACTGTGCGGGAAGAATTTCAGCAGATCCGTAACTATTTAAAGGTACAGAAAGAACTGTTTGAAACGGACTTGGAGACGATCATTCAAGCGGATGATGACGTTCTGAATGGCCAAGTTATGAGGTCGCTGCTCCAGCCATTGGTAGAAAATGTGTTTATGCATGCCTTTCGCAACAAAGTGTCGCATAAGGTATTGTTAATTAAAGCAAGCAGTCGCGATGGCTTTCTGGAGATTGAAGTAACGGATAATGGTTGCGGTATGGACGAGGTGGCTATTTCGCAAATATTGGGCTTTGATGGATCATCTTTGCCGCAGCGTTCAGATGGGCGAGAAAGTCTCGGGGTTCGCAGTGTTGTAAGGAGGATCGAGCTGGTATATGGTACGCCTTATCGTTTGGAGATTAATAGCGTGATTGAAAGCGGTACCACTATGCGCCTTGTTTTGCCTTTTGTAAACCATGTTGAGACAGGAGGTTCAGTAGCATGAGAATCGGGAGAGTATTGATTGTGGAAGATCAGCCGAATTTTCGAAAAGGGCTGATGAAGATGTTAGAGAGCAGAGAATTGGGTTGGGAAGTGGTTGGCGAAGCTAGCAACGGGCAGGATGCCTTAGTGCTGCTGGATGAGCTTAAACCTGATTTGGTGTTGACCGATATCCGAATGCCCATCATGGACGGGATCGAATTCGTAGGGCATTTGCGACAGAGCCATCCCGACATGCTTGTCATCATTTTGACGGGATACAAAAATTTCGAGTATGCACAAGCGGCTGTTCGACATGGTGCGCTGGATATTCTGATCAAACCATGCACGGAACAGGATGTACGTCAAGTGATGAATAAGGCATCCGAGCGATTCTATACGAAATATGCGCAACAGCAAAAACAGCAAGCGCAGCTGCGGCTCCAGCAAGATCAGGAACTTCGAGCGGCTTTACTGGACTTACCTTATGAGAAGAGCGTAGCAGCAAGGCTAACGGACGGTCTGGCTGGTAAAGAGCTGTGGCTTCTGCAAATGAACAGTGAGGATTTGGCAAATAAAGCGTATGGGAAAAGCGATACGAGTCTGCTGCAGTTTGCGTTCTCCAATATCGTCCTAGAGCTGCTGAATGGAGCGGGGCTGGAGGCGCAGCTTCTATTGGTGGAGCATGACAGTTTTGTACTTGTTTCGGCACAACATGGTTTTGAGGAGAGCTTGCAAGAAGCCATTCAAAGTGCTTCCTTCGAGTATTTGAAATTTCGCTTGCATATCATTTCCATGGGGATTGGCCCTTCTGCTAATGCGTTAGCGGATTTGTATAACTTGACCAAAGGGATTGTCTACGAACCTGTTAACAGCCTTCCTGAGAGTGGAAGCGAAGCAGGATCCGGGATCACATTATCGCTGAACCAGGCAAGGGTTAGAGAGATGGAAGTTCAACTGATGTCCGCCATTCTGGTCGGTCAGGAGGACAGTCTTCAGGTTCTTTTGGATCGGGTGCTGGCAGAGTTGGCTCTTTCATCGCCAGAGGAAATGCGAATAGGAGCGTTATCTCTCTCCATTGCTTTGCTTGGAACGATACAGAAGCAATTTGATCCAGGCGATAACCATGCGCTAGCCAGGATTCCTAACGAGATGCCGCAGACGCATTGGACCTCTGAAGAAGTCCTTCAATGGGCGGCCGAGCAAGTGAAGAGCTTCCAGCAGCAATTTAACAACTGGCAAGCGGCCAGAAGTGACAATCTGATTGAGAGAGCCGTCAAGTACATTGAGGAGCACTACAATGAAGAATGCCGCTTGACCGATGTGGCCTCGCATATTCATTTAAATCCGAGCTATTTCAGCGTTGTATTTAAGAAAGCAACAGGGGAAAGCTTTACGCGCTTCGTCACCCGTTTCCGTATGGATAAGGCGGCTTTGCTGCTCCGAAATACCGATATGAAAATATTCGAGATCGCTTCCGCCATCGGGTTTGATGAGCCGAATTATTTTACGAATGTCTTCAAACAGCAGTTCCAGATGTCACCCAAGGAATATAGGAATGGCAAAGCGACACTATAAGGTTAAGAGTTTTAGGAGGATACTTTGCCGCTCCCATTTCTTCGTCCATGAGTTTTTTTGTAAAAGGCATTGCGGTTGAAAACAATATGTTGTACTATCGGATTAAGCGCTTAACCTTGTGAGATTAAGCGCTTAACCTTTATCGTGAAAGGAAGATGGTCATGAGTACGATTCGACTAACGATGGCACAAGCGCTGCTGCGTTTTCTGGACCAACAGTACGTGTCTGTGGATGGACAAGAGACCAAGTTTGTACGTGGTGTCATGGGGATTTTCGGTCATGGCAATGTGACAGGACTTGGAGAAGCCTTGGAACGGAGCGCAGGCGACCTTACTTATATACAAGGCAAGAATGAACAAGGGATGGTCCATGCCGCGGCGGCTTACGCCAAACAGCAAAACCGTCGGCAAATCTATGCCTGCACGACATCGATTGGACCCGGTGCTCTGAATATGGTGACCGCCGCGGCAACAGCGACAGTCAACCGGATTCCGGTGCTGCTGCTGCCAGGAGACAATTTTGCCTCAAGACAGCCGGATCCAGTGCTTCAACAACTTGAGGTAGTGGGTGATTATACCGTGTCGGCTACCGATCCTTTCAAATCAGTCAGTAAATATTGGGACCGGATTGTTCGCCCAGAGCAGTTGATGAGCGCGGCTATTCAGGCGATGCGAGTCTTGACTGACCCTGCAGAAACAGGAGCAGTTACCTTAGCGTTACCCCAAGATGTTCAGGCAGAGGCGTACGATTATCCGGAAGCCTTTTTCGATAAGAAAGTCCACTATCTAGATAGACGTCCACCAGCAAGAGAAGCAGTGAATCGCGCTGTGGCCTGCATGGCAGGCAAACAGCGTCCGTTGATTATTGCAGGTGGCGGAGTCCTTTATGCCGATGCGACGAAAGAGTTAATGGCATTTGCAGCTGCTTTTGGGATTCCTGTAGCAGAAACGCAAGCAGGTAAAAGCTCGTTGCCTTGGAACCACCCGCTGAATGTTGGCGCTATCGGTGTTACGGGCGCGCTCGCAGCGAATGTGCTGGCGAAGCAAGCAGACCTGATTATCGGCGTAGGGACGCGGTATTCTGATTTTACAACAGCATCTAAATCGGCTTTTGCAAATCCGAAGGTGCAGTTTATTAATATAAATGTCAGTGGGTTTGATTCCTCGAAATTGAGCGGGATCGGCATTACGGCTGATGCGAAGGAAGCGTTAAGTGCACTGAAAGATGCTTTGACGGCGCAGCGTTATGTTAGCGGTTACGAGAACGGTTACATAGGTTCTTTGAAGGCGGAGTGGGATGGCGAGGTTGACCGTTTGTACAATGCGGAATGCGAAGAAGGCTTTGCCCAAACTCGTGCGCTTGGGGTCATTAATCAAACGATTGATCCTTCAGCTGTTATTGTTTGCGCAGCGGGGAGCTTGCCGGGGGATTTACACCGCTTATGGCGTTCATCGGAGCCTAAAACCTATCATATGGAGTATGGTTTCTCTTGCATGGGTTATGAAGTTAGCGGTGCTTTCGGGGCAGCGTTGGCTGAGCCGAATCGCGAGGTCTATGCCGTGGTTGGTGATGGAAGTTATTTGATGCTTCACTCTGAGATGGTTACAAGCCTTCAAGAGGGCCGGAAATTCACTGTACTGCTGTTCGATAATCATGGCTTCCAATGCATCCATAATCTGCAAAGGGGTCACGGCAGCGACGGTTTCGGGAATGAGTTTCGATATCGTGAAGCCGCTACGGGCAAGTTGACAGGCGGATATATGCCGATCGATTTCGCAGAGCATGCTCGCAGTTTAGGCGCGAAGGCGTACAAAGCAAATACACCTGAAGAACTAAAGGAAGCGCTGCTTAAAGCGAAGGAAGAAACCGTCACAACGCTGATCGAAATTCCTGTTGTTCCGGGAACCAACACACAGGGTTATGAATCCTGGTGGCAAGTAGGTGTACCAGAGGTTTCCGAGAGCGAGAAAGTGGTTGCAGCGCACGAAGAGATGAAGAAAAACATCCAAGCGGCGAGACCCATTTAACGATAAGGGGAGGGAACAGATCTATGAAAGACCTGCCATTTAAGCTAGGTATTCATCCCATTAATTGGGTGGGAGAAGACGTCAAAGAACATGGCGCGGATACCACATATGAACAAATTTTAGATGATATTCAAGCGTTGGGGCTGAAAGGTACCGAGATGGGCCGCAAATATCCGACCGATATTGCGGTGTTGAAGCAGGAACTGGATAAGCGGGGGATAGGCCTCGTGTCACAGTGGAAATCCGTGCTATTCTCTGATCCTGCTTACAGGGACGAGGAATTGAAAGCCTACAGGAAGCATGCCGAGTTTCTCAAAGAAATGGGCAGTACGGTCATCAGTACAGCGGAAGTTGGGGGCTCGCTCCACTTCGACCCGCGCCGCTCCCCGAACGAGAAGGAAGTTCTTCGTCTGGATGAAGCCGGCTGGCAAAGCTTAGCCGAAGGACTGAACCTTGCGGGAGCCATCGCGCAGGAGTACGGCCTGAAGCTGACGTATCACCACCATGGCGGAACGGTTGTTGAAAGTCCGGAGGAAATCGATAAGCTGATGGAACTCACGGATCCTTCTCTGGTGCACCTGCTTTTTGATACCGGTCATGCCTATTATGGCGGGGCGGACCCGCTCACTGTGCTGCGCAAGCATGAGAAGCGGATTGCTTATATTCACTTGAAGGATATCCGGCAAGCCGTGTTAGATGAAGCGCGCGCCGAACAGGTGGACTTCGTGACTTGTATCCGCAAAGGGGTGTTTACCGTTCCCGGTGATGGCTGTATCGACTTTGCGCCTATTTTTGAGGAGCTGCTGACACAAGGATATGCAGGGTGGGCGATGTTGGAGGGCGAGCAGGATCCGGCTGCACACAACCCTTATGAATACGCGAAGCAAGCACTCCACTATATAGAATCCCTTATTCCACCAGAAAGAAGGTAACGATCCTATGACCTATGTTTCCTTTCCGCAGTCGAAGCCGCTGGATTTTGTAGCCATTGGCAGACTATGCATAGATTTGAATGCGAATGAAATTAATCGTCCCATGGAAGAGACCATGACTTTTACCAAATATGTCGGGGGTTCACCCGCTAACATTACGATTGGCATGGCCAGATTGGGCATGAAAACGGCCTTTATTGGCAAAATCGCCAACGATCAAATGGGACGTTTCATCACTGATTATTTAGAGCGGAACAACATCGAAACCACGAATGTCGTGACAGATCATACCGGCGCGGTTACTGGACTAGCTTTTACAGAAATCAAAAGCCCAACAGAATGCAGCATCCTTATGTATCGTGACAATGTGGCTGACCTGCTGCTAACACCGGCCGAAGTGCAAGAATCACTGATTGCTGAAGCGAAGGTATTGCTGATCTCTGGTACAGCCCTTGCGCAAAGCCCGTCCCGCGAAGCTGTCTTTCAGGCGCTGGAATACGCGAAGAAGCATGGGGCTGTCATCATTTTTGATCTGGATTACCGCCCATACACATGGACGACTCCGGAAGAAACGGCTGTCTACTACAATCTGGCTGCCGAGAAATGTGACATCATTCTGGGTACCCGTGAAGAATTCGATATGATGGAACGTTTTGAGAACAACCCTGAGAAAAATGACCGTATCACGGCTGCGAAATGGTTCGATTACTCGGCCAAGATTGTCATTATCAAACATGGCAAAGAAGGTTCAATCGCTTATACGCCTGATGGTGTTGGTCATCGTGCCAAGAGCTTCCCGGCTAAGGTGATCAAAACTTTTGGTGCCGGCGATTCTTATGCGGCTGGCTTTATTTATGGCATCATGCAAGGTTGGACAATTGAGAAAAGTATGGAATACGGCAGTGCCGCAGCTTGTATCGTGATTTCGAGTCACAGCTGCTCGGATGCGATGCCGACGACGGATCAAGTAAATGACTATATCGAGCGCTGCAACCGCGGTGAAATTACAGCATCTTAATGAATTCGAACTACTAAAGGAGAGTCCACATATGACAACAACTTTGAAAAACTGGATCGGCGGCGAATGGATCGCTTCAACATCCACACAAACAGAACCGGTTTATAACCCTGCAACAGAAGAGATTCTTGCACATCTTCCAATTTCTACGAAAGATGATGTGGATCATGCGGTTCGTACGGCACAAGAAGCTTTCCAAACTTGGAGCCGCACACCTGTACCACGCAGGGCTCGCGTATTGTTCAAATACCAACAGCTGCTGGTTGAGCATTGGGATGAGCTGGCGCGGATCGTTACGCAAGAAAACGGCAAAAGCTACAATGAAGCTTACGGAGAAGTGCTTCGCGGCATCGAGTGCGTAGAATTCGCTGCTGGGGCTCCATCGTTAATGATGGGCAAACAGCTTCCGGATATCGCGTCCAATCTTGAATCTGGTATGTACCGTTATCCGATCGGTGTAATCGGTGGTATCACACCGTTCAACTTCCCCATGATGGTGCCTTG
It contains:
- a CDS encoding alpha/beta fold hydrolase, producing the protein MTHIFITGGTGFIGTQTLEQLSREDYTVSVLVRSKARWEQIRKQLDRFIGNGQRETSAGNERIFPVIGDLSLPGLGLSASDMASVLTADVIIHAGGPMDIRIGESEARAVFLQAAEEMLNLASQIQMSKGLQHFIHIVGFKSPFTDDNFHNPAPIIASLEQESPYEAMKFLADLRIRQGAKQLSIPLSVVHPSVLIGSSEHGDTPQTGGLGILVRATARKLMSITPGGNSHWLPFFHVNHAAEFISALAKESNPVSQTYYLLDEKKQSPSITELVSGITKELRVSKPWGAISPKLLSKVLGSPLGRKIGIPKESLDFIVDVNQAYPLTAAQDMQQKYGLDHAVNASIMPHIISDLDFRLVHSNPQAEGYMRGKRGPLATLERAGSDKGKAPILFVHGTLSGADCLLPLAEQFPEHAVCLVDLPGFGRSPYHHGADVIEGHIESLVQAIRSFKAPVTLVGHSLGGLLAAHAYARVPEQIHRLHLLQPALHSAARRYRSARINEAALRMLRAASLRKQLLAQSCFTDISDIPPAYVTYVLAELQSPRVRKTTAETLSALTRAESFTLQPNARLLHQTSILWGTQDRLYQLPERFRSERMVEIEAAHHFPISHPALTAQLLRQQGL
- a CDS encoding TetR/AcrR family transcriptional regulator; its protein translation is MKKQKKLTNRDLVIQVATDLFLTKGYLATSMDEIVTVSKVSKTNIYYYFKSKEDLLAAILEQLIHTYNDMIQKTVSRSELSVQERFSALLQVLTGLEWTSLGGCPFLTLYTQMPQDADALREKVSVFFRDQMHTVEALLVEGVHNKEFSSTLPTKATAQLIVSTIEGGLFLQHASQDPAMLNQTLSTLALLLK
- the iolD gene encoding 3D-(3,5/4)-trihydroxycyclohexane-1,2-dione acylhydrolase (decyclizing) is translated as MSTIRLTMAQALLRFLDQQYVSVDGQETKFVRGVMGIFGHGNVTGLGEALERSAGDLTYIQGKNEQGMVHAAAAYAKQQNRRQIYACTTSIGPGALNMVTAAATATVNRIPVLLLPGDNFASRQPDPVLQQLEVVGDYTVSATDPFKSVSKYWDRIVRPEQLMSAAIQAMRVLTDPAETGAVTLALPQDVQAEAYDYPEAFFDKKVHYLDRRPPAREAVNRAVACMAGKQRPLIIAGGGVLYADATKELMAFAAAFGIPVAETQAGKSSLPWNHPLNVGAIGVTGALAANVLAKQADLIIGVGTRYSDFTTASKSAFANPKVQFININVSGFDSSKLSGIGITADAKEALSALKDALTAQRYVSGYENGYIGSLKAEWDGEVDRLYNAECEEGFAQTRALGVINQTIDPSAVIVCAAGSLPGDLHRLWRSSEPKTYHMEYGFSCMGYEVSGAFGAALAEPNREVYAVVGDGSYLMLHSEMVTSLQEGRKFTVLLFDNHGFQCIHNLQRGHGSDGFGNEFRYREAATGKLTGGYMPIDFAEHARSLGAKAYKANTPEELKEALLKAKEETVTTLIEIPVVPGTNTQGYESWWQVGVPEVSESEKVVAAHEEMKKNIQAARPI
- a CDS encoding response regulator transcription factor; the protein is MRIGRVLIVEDQPNFRKGLMKMLESRELGWEVVGEASNGQDALVLLDELKPDLVLTDIRMPIMDGIEFVGHLRQSHPDMLVIILTGYKNFEYAQAAVRHGALDILIKPCTEQDVRQVMNKASERFYTKYAQQQKQQAQLRLQQDQELRAALLDLPYEKSVAARLTDGLAGKELWLLQMNSEDLANKAYGKSDTSLLQFAFSNIVLELLNGAGLEAQLLLVEHDSFVLVSAQHGFEESLQEAIQSASFEYLKFRLHIISMGIGPSANALADLYNLTKGIVYEPVNSLPESGSEAGSGITLSLNQARVREMEVQLMSAILVGQEDSLQVLLDRVLAELALSSPEEMRIGALSLSIALLGTIQKQFDPGDNHALARIPNEMPQTHWTSEEVLQWAAEQVKSFQQQFNNWQAARSDNLIERAVKYIEEHYNEECRLTDVASHIHLNPSYFSVVFKKATGESFTRFVTRFRMDKAALLLRNTDMKIFEIASAIGFDEPNYFTNVFKQQFQMSPKEYRNGKATL
- a CDS encoding YiaA/YiaB family inner membrane protein — protein: MAWSSFALALLGMFIGIINLEQLLSVKGYYAVTALFLTMSSFVLQKTVRDNNDDELLHPVENKLENKFEEL
- a CDS encoding sensor histidine kinase; translated protein: MRSWSRLILSINRSFRVKLILSLSVIILLTFGVTGYLTYRYNLSLFEEEISKQFSSTNEEALAKMDLKVQEVVRISQTVVFNPEIEKVITRINSSEDSDPFNLYYNKKQIEEQIFQIKSDAPYITGMYLYDLKGNPSYFSYTTSAINIPSESVFSTIRSKINDTYGDLVWINMPLSSSVEPSGFRNTIIVARWMKNSALNTYGVLVMAFDESFFSGSLKELTKNGEGEVYLFNKNNELLFSNSPKSSVDKQERLKNLNQTQVMDHHLFVQGQSKVTSFKLVSGTSLTAIQSKNRDLFQKIVYSGLISILLTSVLIVLSTGNLLRPLKDLLQGLRKVRSGDFDTRIEIRTKDELAYIGESFNAMAEQVGRLIKEVYLTQLSEKEAELKALQAQLNPHFLHNMFNEIYWKLYLQDEIETAALIAAISEMLKYSLMPVRTLTTVREEFQQIRNYLKVQKELFETDLETIIQADDDVLNGQVMRSLLQPLVENVFMHAFRNKVSHKVLLIKASSRDGFLEIEVTDNGCGMDEVAISQILGFDGSSLPQRSDGRESLGVRSVVRRIELVYGTPYRLEINSVIESGTTMRLVLPFVNHVETGGSVA